A single region of the Candidatus Poribacteria bacterium genome encodes:
- the xylF gene encoding D-xylose ABC transporter substrate-binding protein: MLFGCADPEKKSEGTDATATKKIKIGLSMDSLRVERWQKDRDIFTAEAEKLGAEVIVQSADGDERRQNEQAENMITQGVDVLVVIPKDSVAAAQIVQAAHAEGIKVIAYDRLIRESSPDLYISFDNEQVGYLQAEYILRQKPKGAYFLLGGAPTDNNAQLLRQGQLRALQPAIDSGDIRLVAGGEHWAVNWDPRDALKKAEQVLTQTNNEIDAVVASNDGTAGGVIQALEGQNLAGTVLVSGQDAELAACQRIVKGTQTMTVYKPIHLIATKAAQAAVALAKGEAIAEATQTVNNGKIDVPSILLTPIQVDKENLDEKVIKDGFHTHEAVYQE; this comes from the coding sequence ATGCTATTCGGATGTGCCGATCCAGAAAAGAAAAGCGAGGGGACGGATGCCACTGCTACTAAGAAGATTAAGATCGGTTTGTCTATGGACTCTTTACGTGTAGAACGGTGGCAGAAAGACAGGGATATTTTCACGGCTGAGGCAGAGAAACTCGGTGCTGAGGTTATCGTCCAATCTGCTGATGGCGATGAACGCCGACAAAACGAACAAGCGGAAAATATGATTACGCAAGGTGTAGATGTTCTCGTTGTTATTCCGAAGGATAGTGTCGCTGCCGCACAAATCGTGCAAGCCGCGCACGCAGAGGGCATCAAGGTGATCGCGTATGACCGATTGATTCGCGAGAGTTCACCTGATCTCTATATCTCCTTTGACAATGAGCAGGTTGGATATTTGCAAGCCGAATATATCCTCCGTCAGAAGCCAAAAGGGGCTTACTTCTTGCTCGGCGGTGCACCAACCGACAATAACGCGCAACTCCTTCGGCAGGGACAGCTCCGTGCCTTGCAACCCGCGATTGATAGTGGCGACATTCGATTGGTGGCGGGAGGCGAGCATTGGGCAGTTAATTGGGATCCACGTGACGCACTCAAGAAGGCAGAGCAGGTCTTGACGCAGACGAACAACGAAATAGATGCTGTTGTCGCCTCTAATGATGGTACTGCTGGTGGCGTTATACAGGCACTTGAAGGTCAGAATTTGGCGGGAACTGTCCTTGTTTCTGGGCAGGATGCAGAACTCGCTGCGTGCCAACGGATTGTTAAAGGCACACAAACCATGACGGTTTACAAACCGATTCATCTCATTGCAACAAAGGCGGCGCAAGCCGCTGTCGCCCTCGCAAAGGGTGAAGCAATCGCCGAAGCCACGCAGACCGTTAACAACGGCAAAATTGACGTGCCATCAATCCTGCTGACACCCATCCAAGTTGACAAGGAGAACCTGGACGAGAAGGTTATTAAAGATGGGTTTCATACACACGAAGCGGTTTATCAGGAATAG
- a CDS encoding ABC transporter permease, whose amino-acid sequence MPIFLIGTNAPDIGIGDRLSWVWRSDAYQNIIVIALLVGAAWLLRYASQQEYWRNAARQIRINRLAMVCLFILLGYLLIGVLDSIGWRDPLIRRTDQTLTRNESGAVVYRPKTLSLLDRLCTPLRERTEKTYSAPLATHLYAKSTLQTPDGRTVRDYPPLAYPRSHLLGTDKVGSDVLYLALKGIRTGLIIGGFTTLIAVPFAIFFGVIAGYFGGRIDDAVQYIYATLDSIPSILLIVAFMLLFGQGLFNLCLIMGISSWTGLCRVLRGETLKLRELEYIQAAEAFGVRRGLILLKHLIPNLMHIVLISAILRFSGLVLAEALLSYLQIGVDPTTGSWGNMINTARLELARDPIVWWNLAAAFTFMFGLVLPANLFGDAVRDALDPRLRTE is encoded by the coding sequence ATGCCTATTTTTCTCATTGGGACAAATGCTCCAGACATCGGAATCGGGGACCGGCTGAGTTGGGTATGGCGTTCCGATGCCTATCAAAACATTATCGTTATCGCGCTTCTTGTTGGCGCGGCATGGCTTCTCCGATATGCCTCACAGCAAGAGTATTGGCGGAACGCCGCGAGACAGATTCGTATAAATCGACTTGCCATGGTCTGTCTCTTTATCCTTTTGGGGTATCTCCTTATCGGTGTGTTGGATAGCATCGGTTGGCGTGATCCGTTGATACGGCGAACCGACCAGACACTCACCCGAAATGAGAGCGGTGCTGTTGTCTATAGACCGAAAACCTTGAGTCTTCTCGATAGGCTCTGCACACCTCTTCGAGAGCGGACCGAGAAAACCTATTCTGCCCCCTTGGCAACGCATCTGTATGCGAAAAGTACCCTCCAGACTCCCGATGGACGAACGGTTCGCGATTATCCGCCGCTTGCGTATCCGCGAAGCCATCTCTTAGGGACGGACAAGGTGGGCAGCGATGTCCTTTACCTTGCACTAAAAGGCATTCGGACTGGACTTATTATCGGTGGATTTACCACATTGATTGCCGTGCCGTTTGCCATATTTTTCGGTGTTATCGCGGGTTACTTCGGCGGTAGGATAGATGATGCCGTTCAGTATATCTACGCCACCCTTGATTCTATTCCGTCTATCTTGCTTATCGTTGCCTTCATGCTCCTCTTTGGACAGGGGTTATTCAATCTGTGTCTCATCATGGGGATCAGCAGTTGGACAGGTCTTTGCCGAGTCTTACGCGGTGAAACCTTGAAACTCCGAGAATTGGAGTACATACAAGCCGCTGAAGCATTTGGTGTGCGTCGTGGACTTATTCTTCTCAAACACCTGATTCCGAATCTGATGCATATCGTGCTAATCTCCGCTATCTTACGGTTTAGTGGATTGGTTCTGGCAGAGGCGTTGCTCAGTTATCTCCAGATCGGCGTTGATCCGACGACCGGAAGTTGGGGGAATATGATTAACACGGCGCGATTGGAACTCGCACGCGACCCGATTGTTTGGTGGAATCTCGCTGCAGCGTTTACGTTTATGTTTGGACTCGTGTTACCTGCGAATCTCTTCGGCGATGCCGTTCGCGATGCCTTGGATCCGAGGCTGAGAACGGAGTAA